The region TTTAAGTTAGATACATGATTGTGGTTTTTctcgttttttttatttttcatatcaTTACTGtcttttcctttttcaaaattgtCATCAGGCATCCATAAAATAAGTAGCCATTTGCACTGgtttgaatatttattaatgttatataatataaaacacaattcaaattttagcaaactttttaaactatttatatcttcGTCTGTTTGCTCATTTTGTTCTGAATATCCGCTTAGCACAAATTGAActatcaaaaaatgaataaaataaaaaaaaaataaaataatattaccGTTTTTTAAAGTTAAATATAGCCAAAGGAAAAAAACTGGAAAGAACAGAGAGGATACAAGTCTTACTACTTATATACACACACGTATGCATAATGCTAATATGAAGCATGTTGAGCATTAAGCTATACACAAAGCAGTCAAGATTTTCACAACTTTCTTTAAACCTTACAGGTACTGTTCAAGGAAAATATAAGACATcgtttgttatttttttgacgGTTACATAGATCAATTTCCCTGTGTGCAGAAGAACTTAAACTTTGTCTCatgtttcaaaaaaaaaagtgaaaaattaaaaaaaaaataaactcaAATAGTtactataaaatatagGGTTATTTTTGTCTATTCATTTTACTAGtgccatattttttattttaaaataaaaattgtataaaataaatttataacaaATAACGACATATTAAATTAGTTGAAGTTattgaaaaagaagaaaaaaaaaaatgaccttccatattttccatacttatatgtgtgtgcatatacatttttatatttatagagtatatacatatatgccAATAAacttgaaaaaaaacataattagaactaaagaaaattaaaCATGATTAAAAAGGTATCCCCTAATTGTACCATTTTAAAAGTAAGAAcattattttactttttcctaacctttatttaaaaaaaacaaaaacaaaaatgaatgaccacatatttgtatatataatattggCTTTACAACAAgtgtaatatttaatttaatctAAGACAGTAAATAAGGATATACATAATGAGGttatatttgaattattgTAAATTTAGCCCTTTAGTGggatatttcttttatttatgaaataaataataaattgtattatttttacattttaaatatgtactaattattttatctttatacAAGAAACAAATTCtcttacattttttttttctttatatttgatttattcccttaattattttcgaatatttttttttagttaatTTTCCTACCAAATGGCaagttaaatatttttttttacataagtATGACTAacaatttgtttataactgggcaaaaatgataataaaaaaaaagtaaaatataattataaaaaaataataaataataatttatttttataaacatattttatttttataacaataattataattacataattatcgtaaaaaaatatgtcaaAACAATGGAACACCAAcagtgaaaataaaatatattttttattattaatacaaaatattccctttaaaattataaaatatataactatatatgcatatcaatatttatatttgtttccGAACAtcatgaaaatgaaatcaTATAATTGATATATGATTAGAATAAACTTAAaagtatatttaaaatgagataaagaaaatgaaaaagaagaaaaaggaTATTGATACTAGCCAAGAACGGATACccaaaaaggaaaaaaaaaatctgaacaaacataaaaatgaaagtgAAAGTGAAAGTGAAAGCAAAAGCATAAGTAATAGCATAAGCATAAGTAATAGCCAATATTCAAGCTCCCATGAAACGGACAGAGGAAGTGATAAGGAAAGTGATAGAGAAAgtggaaaaaatatcgaTAAAAAGGGGGTGAGGAAAAATAGCCATAGCACAAGTTCTGCTGAAAATGATAGCCATCAAAGTGAATTGCAAAAAtcgataaaattaaaaaaaaaaaaaaagaatgcACGAAAAAAATCGTCAAATTCTGAAACAAGTGAAGCGGAAGAAAAGTCCGTAAAGGGGGGGACAAATGAAAGTGAGGAAGaggaagaaaaatataaaagtaatagacataagaaaaaaagtaaaatttctaatgaaaaaaaaaaaaaattaagtaaTTCTGAAGGAAGTGAAAGTGAtagtataaattataaaaaagaaaaaaaaaaggacaGAACTAAATTAAAGAGAGGACGTAGCAGTAGTAGTGATAGTAGCTACACTAGAGGAAGTCAcggaaatgaaaaaaaacattttaaaaataaaaaacataataagCGAAGGGATATGAAAAGAAGTGTATCAAACAGTTCAAATGattttaagaaaaaaagaaaaaaagataaaaatgattatcACAGTAGagatcaaataaaaaataaaaaaaggtcTTCATCTATTTCATCGTCATCttatgaaagaaaaaaaaaatattccgATTCATTGGAGGATTCGAGTGACTATGGgcacaaaatgaaaagagAAAAGCACAATGCTCGATGGAAACGGGATagatataaacaaaaacatAGACGCCATAGTAGTAGTAGTAGTAGCGACCTAAGTAGAGGTCGAGATAGAAGCagaagatataaaaaacgagaaaatgaaagaaataaatatagtgAAGAAAAGGAGTATGATCCATTTGATGAAGATCTAAATAAAGATGTagaaattaatgaaaatttaattgaatatgcaaaaaaaaaaatagcaaaTGTTACTACTGAAGATATAGGAAGAACAGgaggaatatatatacctcCTTTTAAATTAGAAAGAttacaaaatgaaataaaaaataaaaaaagtagtGCATATCAAAAAAGTGAATGgatgaaattaaaaaaaaaaataaataatattgttaataaagtaaatatagataatatTGGAGAAATATGTtatgaattatttgaatGTAATTTGATAAGAGGAAAAGGAATATTTAGTCGTGCTATATTACATGCACAATTAAGTTCACCAGCATTTACAAATGTTTTTACATGTCTCTTATGTATTGTTAATTCAAAATTTCCAAACATAGGATTATTAACAATACATAGAACTATATTACATTTTCGTAGAGCTTATAAAAGATGTGACAAAATTGCATGTTTTAATAGTGTTAAATTTATAGCACATATGATAAATCAAAGAGTTCTTAATGAAATAGTAGGACTTCAACTAtgttctttattattacaaaatataaccAATGATTCTGTTCAGgtatgtacatattttttagctGAAGTAGGgcaattatatatgaatatatgtaGAAGTGGATtagatattatttttgatagattaaaagatattatacaagaaggaaatataaatgttaaAACGCAATATGATATTGAAAAGTTATGgaattatagaaaaaacTACTTTAAAGATTTTCCTACAGTTGTAGAAGATTTAGATATAATTGGTGAAGACGATAAAATAGTTCATGAAATAGATTTACTTGATGAAACAATTAATAATCAAgaagaattaaatatttttagagAAGTCCCATATGAACAATATGAGAAAGAAGATCAAGAATGGGCCGATATATCAAGAGAACTATTAGATGATGATGATAATTCCAGAAGTaaacgaaaaaataaaaaaggaagtGATAGTGATGGAAGTAGTGATAGCAGCAAAAGTGAAAGCTACACTGATGATAGTAGT is a window of Plasmodium vinckei vinckei genome assembly, chromosome: PVVCY_14 DNA encoding:
- a CDS encoding pre-mRNA-splicing factor CWC22, putative; this encodes MKKKKKDIDTSQERIPKKEKKNLNKHKNESESESESKSISNSISISNSQYSSSHETDRGSDKESDRESGKNIDKKGVRKNSHSTSSAENDSHQSELQKSIKLKKKKKNARKKSSNSETSEAEEKSVKGGTNESEEEEEKYKSNRHKKKSKISNEKKKKLSNSEGSESDSINYKKEKKKDRTKLKRGRSSSSDSSYTRGSHGNEKKHFKNKKHNKRRDMKRSVSNSSNDFKKKRKKDKNDYHSRDQIKNKKRSSSISSSSYERKKKYSDSLEDSSDYGHKMKREKHNARWKRDRYKQKHRRHSSSSSSDLSRGRDRSRRYKKRENERNKYSEEKEYDPFDEDLNKDVEINENLIEYAKKKIANVTTEDIGRTGGIYIPPFKLERLQNEIKNKKSSAYQKSEWMKLKKKINNIVNKVNIDNIGEICYELFECNLIRGKGIFSRAILHAQLSSPAFTNVFTCLLCIVNSKFPNIGLLTIHRTILHFRRAYKRCDKIACFNSVKFIAHMINQRVLNEIVGLQLCSLLLQNITNDSVQVCTYFLAEVGQLYMNICRSGLDIIFDRLKDIIQEGNINVKTQYDIEKLWNYRKNYFKDFPTVVEDLDIIGEDDKIVHEIDLLDETINNQEELNIFREVPYEQYEKEDQEWADISRELLDDDDNSRSKRKNKKGSDSDGSSDSSKSESYTDDSSTDSENDSNSGNNNTSDESNDEEDDNKEEIHDMTEQYLINLRKNIYLSIMSSLSFEECVHKLLKLTIKSGYEIEICNMLIDCCCMEKTFQKFYALQAERLCKLKTIYQENFEKCFENSYNTAHRLETAKLRNCSKFFAHLLYTDAISWRVFTLIKLTEEDTTSSTRIFIKILLQELTNNMGIKTFYFKINHPAISPFLSGLFPSNNSQNIRFSINFFTAIGLGALTSSMRKLLSAEGQ